A genome region from Musa acuminata AAA Group cultivar baxijiao chromosome BXJ3-5, Cavendish_Baxijiao_AAA, whole genome shotgun sequence includes the following:
- the LOC135638530 gene encoding protein CUP-SHAPED COTYLEDON 3-like codes for MGLRDIESTLPPGFRFYPSDEELVCHYLQKKVANERVSCGTMVEVDLHTREPWELPEVAKLSANEWYFFSFRDRKYATGSRTNRATKSGYWKATGKDRTVYDPATRAVVGMRKTLVFYSGRAPNGMKTNWIMHEFRLESPHTPPKEDWVLCRVFNKKKGDPTSSSLENEQDNNHSLGCFSSFMESSPPQHEQQFLDGCYEQITSSFPVVPPQEDNSSNTFLSLAALRYNFLGLPQDMDSTRMTGVGSSDLGGDDYGLVLDMGLEDHDLVGGGTANLGGIRFQGGRDQLFF; via the exons ATGGGTCTAAGGGACATTGAGTCCACCCTCCCGCCAGGTTTCAGGTTCTATCCAAGTGACGAGGAGTTGGTCTGccactatttacaaaagaaggtaGCTAATGAAAGAGTCTCCTGTGGAACCATGGTGGAAGTGGATTTGCACACTCGTGAGCCATGGGAACTTCCAG AGGTGGCCAAGCTCAGCGCCAacgagtggtacttcttcagctTTCGTGACCGGAAATATGCCACTGGCTCCCGCACCAATCGGGCAACCAAGTCTGGGTATTGGAAAGCAACTGGTAAAGATAGAACAGTCTATGATCCTGCCACTCGTGCGGTGGTGGGAATGAGAAAGACACTGGTGTTCTACAGCGGGAGAGCTCCAAATGGGATGAAGACCAACTGGATAATGCATGAGTTTCGACTGGAATCCCCACATACACCTCCAAAG GAAGACTGGGTCCTGTGTAGAGTCTTTAACAAGAAGAAGGGGGATCCAACGAGTAGCAGCTTGGAGAATGAGCAGGACAACAACCACAGTCTAGGTTGCTTCTCGTCATTTATGGAGTCATCCCCTCCTCAGCATGAGCAGCAATTTCTAGATGGATGCTATGAGCAGATAACCTCATCATTCCCCGTTGTCCCACCTCAGGAGGACAACAGCTCAAACACCTTCCTCAGTTTGGCAGCATTGCGTTACAACTTCCTTGGTTTACCACAGGACATGGACAGCACAAGAATGACAGGTGTGGGCTCCTCCGACCTTGGTGGAGACGACTATGGCTTGGTGTTGGATATGGGATTGGAAGACCACGATCTGGTGGGAGGAGGAACGGCAAATCTTGGAGGTATCAGATTTCAAGGTGGAAGGGATCAGCTCTTCTTCTAA